A single Planctomicrobium piriforme DNA region contains:
- a CDS encoding phytochelatin synthase family protein, with translation MRCRRPVVRWSWTILCCVTSGWIGLALYAQEQIPPKYGPEAVRLFESREYVRENPAPDFWALMPYHLAQPDENTCSATSTAMVINALRARETLTSHHDLATPATVLASVPAADWKDKLVSARHGVTLDELAALIPQAARRFELPELDVTAIRFAGDELTSLKALRQLLTENEQSDRDFLIANYLQSELTGDPAGAVGHLAPIGAFDAGRDRVLLLDPDRRWYEPYWVPTVKLLRAMNTQDVVANKPRGMLRCKR, from the coding sequence ATGCGCTGTCGCCGCCCGGTGGTTCGGTGGTCATGGACGATCTTGTGCTGTGTGACGTCAGGCTGGATCGGACTTGCGTTGTACGCCCAGGAGCAGATTCCGCCCAAATATGGGCCAGAAGCCGTTCGGCTCTTTGAATCGCGAGAATATGTCCGCGAGAACCCCGCCCCCGATTTCTGGGCGCTGATGCCCTATCATCTGGCCCAGCCGGACGAGAACACCTGTTCGGCCACCAGCACGGCGATGGTGATTAACGCCCTGCGGGCACGCGAGACGCTCACCTCGCATCACGACCTGGCGACTCCGGCCACGGTGTTGGCATCAGTGCCTGCGGCCGACTGGAAAGACAAGCTGGTCTCGGCACGGCATGGCGTGACGCTCGATGAACTGGCGGCGCTGATTCCTCAGGCGGCGCGGCGGTTCGAACTTCCGGAGCTCGATGTCACGGCGATCCGCTTTGCCGGAGACGAGCTGACTTCTCTCAAAGCACTGCGGCAGTTGTTGACCGAGAACGAACAGAGCGATCGTGACTTTTTGATCGCGAACTATCTGCAGAGCGAACTGACAGGCGACCCGGCGGGGGCGGTCGGGCATCTGGCTCCCATCGGCGCCTTCGATGCCGGCCGCGACCGCGTGCTGCTGCTCGACCCTGACCGCCGCTGGTACGAACCGTACTGGGTTCCGACCGTTAAGCTGTTACGGGCGATGAACACCCAGGATGTCGTGGCGAACAAGCCGCGGGGGATGTTGCGGTGCAAAAGATAA
- a CDS encoding carbon storage regulator produces the protein MLVLSRKAGERIDIRDGQITVTVVAIQGNVVRLGIDAPSETSIHRQEIWQKLQPTAISPGVPKPGESLTIEWERTDFGH, from the coding sequence ATGCTGGTACTCAGCCGCAAGGCAGGGGAACGCATCGACATTCGAGACGGACAGATCACCGTGACCGTCGTTGCCATTCAAGGCAACGTCGTGCGACTCGGAATCGACGCCCCGTCCGAGACCTCGATTCATCGCCAGGAGATCTGGCAGAAGCTGCAGCCAACCGCGATCTCACCCGGCGTCCCGAAGCCAGGCGAGTCACTGACGATCGAATGGGAACGCACCGACTTCGGTCATTGA
- a CDS encoding YceI family protein, whose product MRTMLFTAVTLLAAAAGPAFADNYVVDPAHTSVTFKVSHLGLSWTHGRFNEASGAFSIDPANPAKTTFSFAIKADSIDTGNTKRDDHLRSPDFFNVKQYPAITFQSSSVQPAQDGYEVTGNLTLHGVTKPVTLTLVGGRTAEFPAGVQRTGYSTELVLTRSEFGMDKMTEAIGDKVFISISFEGTKK is encoded by the coding sequence ATGAGAACCATGCTCTTCACTGCCGTGACCCTGCTGGCTGCCGCGGCTGGACCGGCCTTCGCTGACAACTACGTCGTCGACCCCGCACACACCTCCGTGACGTTCAAGGTCTCGCACCTGGGACTCTCCTGGACGCACGGCCGTTTCAACGAAGCCAGCGGCGCATTCAGCATCGATCCAGCGAATCCCGCGAAAACAACCTTCTCCTTCGCGATCAAGGCCGACAGCATCGACACTGGCAACACCAAGCGCGACGACCATCTCCGCAGCCCGGACTTCTTCAACGTGAAGCAGTATCCCGCCATCACCTTCCAGAGCAGCTCAGTGCAGCCGGCTCAGGATGGCTATGAAGTGACCGGCAACCTGACCCTGCACGGCGTCACCAAGCCGGTGACGCTCACGCTGGTTGGCGGACGCACGGCCGAATTCCCCGCCGGAGTACAACGCACCGGCTATTCGACTGAACTCGTCCTGACCCGATCCGAGTTCGGCATGGACAAGATGACCGAAGCCATCGGCGACAAAGTCTTCATCTCGATCAGCTTCGAAGGCACCAAGAAGTAA
- the priA gene encoding replication restart helicase PriA, producing MPPGRQPALFELEPEPDRWELAAETDCLAAMVVFNRPLDSVYSYLVPDDLREIIAPGQRVRVPFGRGDQLTLGYCVGVTTTVPTHRKLKTLHEILDREPLLSGAMLDLTKWIGERYLSSWGQVLDSVIPAGVKKQAGTRQIVTFELPPDLDLAQLKIPAKQRAVLEVLQQSSAPLTVDVLAERAGCGSSPIDSLRRKGLIVPRRGRSEVAQADVIEVEKQSDLQLNAEQQTALISILEALREQRHETLLLHGVTGSGKTEVYIQAIREVVSYGRQAIVLVPEISLTPQTIRRFRARFPSVAVLHSHLSDADRHWHWQQIAEGKVQVVVGARSAIFAPVPQLGLIVIDEEHEATFKQNSTPRYHARDVARERARRENVPLVLGSATPTLESLQRARLGLDRLLTLKQRVERRPLPHVTLVDTRNDPLISKGQAIGRALGQGIAHALRERGQVILFLNLRGFSPVLWCPRCSGIRCPDCDVTLTWHKDKGLLLCHSCEYSIAPPERCEKCGLPGLRFLGTGTQRLEAEVRTKFPTARLLRMDSDSMRAPGSHDEALESFREGRVDLLLGTQMIAKGLDFPNVTLVGVIDADTLLHQPELRSAERTFQLISQVAGRTGRGDREGRVLVQTMSPMEPVIQFAARHDYDSFAERELEHRAATHSPPFSLMARLILRSLTESSVQAESRRIAGILRQTTAEKNLGVRILGPAPALITKLRKYYRYHLQFTAENHAAIQELWRDAAPRFQLHPDVEMTIDMDPLDLR from the coding sequence GTGCCGCCTGGCCGCCAACCTGCCCTGTTCGAACTTGAGCCGGAACCCGATCGCTGGGAACTGGCAGCGGAGACGGACTGTCTGGCGGCGATGGTGGTCTTCAATCGCCCGCTCGACTCGGTGTACTCGTACCTGGTGCCGGACGATCTGCGAGAAATCATCGCACCGGGGCAACGGGTACGGGTTCCCTTTGGCCGGGGAGATCAGCTCACTCTGGGGTACTGCGTTGGCGTGACGACCACGGTGCCGACGCACCGCAAGCTGAAAACCCTGCACGAGATCCTCGACCGCGAGCCCCTCTTGTCGGGGGCGATGCTCGATCTGACCAAATGGATCGGCGAACGGTATCTGTCGAGTTGGGGTCAGGTGCTCGACAGCGTGATCCCGGCAGGGGTGAAGAAGCAGGCCGGAACCAGACAGATTGTGACGTTCGAATTACCGCCGGATCTGGACCTCGCGCAGTTGAAGATTCCGGCCAAGCAACGAGCGGTGCTGGAAGTGCTGCAGCAAAGCAGCGCGCCGCTGACGGTCGACGTTCTGGCGGAAAGGGCCGGGTGCGGTAGTTCGCCCATCGATTCGCTTCGCCGCAAAGGGCTGATTGTTCCCCGTCGCGGTCGCAGCGAGGTCGCGCAGGCCGATGTCATCGAAGTCGAAAAGCAGTCGGATCTACAACTGAATGCCGAACAGCAGACCGCCCTCATCAGCATTCTCGAGGCGTTGCGGGAGCAGCGGCACGAGACCCTGTTGCTGCACGGCGTGACCGGGTCCGGCAAGACGGAAGTGTATATTCAGGCGATTCGCGAAGTGGTGAGCTATGGCCGGCAGGCGATTGTGCTGGTGCCGGAAATCAGCCTGACTCCGCAGACGATTCGGCGGTTTCGCGCCCGATTTCCTTCGGTCGCGGTGCTGCACAGTCATCTTTCTGATGCCGACCGCCACTGGCACTGGCAGCAGATCGCCGAAGGCAAGGTGCAAGTCGTCGTGGGAGCCCGCAGCGCGATCTTCGCGCCGGTGCCGCAGTTGGGTTTGATCGTTATCGACGAGGAGCACGAAGCGACTTTCAAGCAGAACTCGACCCCGCGCTATCACGCTCGTGACGTGGCTCGAGAACGGGCTCGCCGGGAGAACGTTCCGCTGGTTCTGGGGTCGGCCACGCCGACGCTGGAGTCACTGCAGCGTGCGCGGTTGGGACTCGACCGTTTGTTGACTCTCAAGCAACGGGTGGAACGCCGTCCGTTGCCGCATGTGACGCTGGTCGATACCCGGAATGATCCGTTGATTTCCAAGGGTCAGGCCATCGGTCGGGCACTGGGACAGGGAATCGCGCACGCGCTGCGGGAACGCGGTCAGGTGATTCTGTTCCTGAATCTGCGGGGTTTTTCGCCGGTGTTGTGGTGCCCGCGATGTTCTGGAATTCGCTGTCCCGACTGCGACGTGACGCTCACCTGGCATAAGGACAAGGGGCTTCTGCTGTGTCACAGTTGCGAGTATTCGATTGCGCCGCCGGAGCGGTGTGAGAAGTGCGGGTTGCCGGGTTTGCGGTTTCTGGGGACTGGGACACAGCGGCTGGAAGCGGAGGTCCGCACCAAGTTTCCTACGGCGCGTCTGCTGCGAATGGACAGCGATTCGATGCGGGCGCCCGGCAGCCACGATGAGGCTCTCGAATCGTTCCGTGAAGGCCGGGTCGATCTGCTGCTGGGAACGCAGATGATCGCGAAGGGACTCGATTTCCCCAACGTGACGCTGGTGGGGGTGATCGATGCCGACACCCTGCTCCACCAGCCGGAACTGCGGTCGGCCGAGCGGACGTTTCAGCTTATCTCGCAGGTGGCGGGCCGGACCGGTCGCGGAGACCGGGAAGGCCGCGTGCTGGTGCAGACCATGTCGCCGATGGAGCCGGTGATTCAATTTGCCGCTCGCCACGATTACGACAGTTTTGCCGAGCGGGAGCTGGAACATCGTGCGGCGACGCATTCGCCGCCGTTCAGTCTGATGGCCCGTTTGATCTTGCGCTCGCTGACGGAGTCGAGCGTGCAGGCCGAGTCGCGCCGCATTGCAGGGATTTTGCGACAGACGACAGCGGAAAAGAATCTGGGAGTCCGAATCCTGGGTCCGGCCCCAGCGTTGATTACGAAACTGAGGAAGTATTACCGATACCATCTTCAATTCACGGCGGAGAATCACGCGGCGATTCAGGAGTTGTGGCGGGACGCGGCTCCCCGTTTTCAACTCCACCCGGACGTCGAAATGACCATCGACATGGATCCGCTCGACCTCCGGTAG
- a CDS encoding metallophosphoesterase family protein, giving the protein MRAIISDIHGNLEALEAVLADIRKQEIAQIYCLGDIIGYGPNPRECIDLVRHHCQVTILGNHDQAALFDPEGFNAGAERAIFWTRQMLESGDSASNERRWEFLGDLPRMRREDKFLFVHGSARNPLNEYVFPEDVYNQRKMERIFGLVDRYCFQGHTHIPGVFTEDYNFQPPEELGFKLELGEQKVLINVGSVGQPRDGDCRSSYVVVDGSTVYFRRVDYDFEKTIAKIYPIPELDNFLGDRLRDGR; this is encoded by the coding sequence TTGCGAGCCATCATCAGCGACATTCACGGGAATCTCGAAGCGCTGGAAGCGGTTTTGGCCGACATCCGGAAGCAGGAGATTGCGCAGATCTACTGCCTGGGGGACATCATCGGCTATGGGCCGAACCCCCGCGAATGCATCGATCTGGTGCGTCATCACTGTCAGGTGACGATTCTTGGCAATCACGATCAGGCGGCTCTGTTCGATCCCGAAGGCTTTAACGCCGGGGCCGAACGCGCGATCTTCTGGACCCGGCAGATGCTCGAGTCCGGCGATTCCGCCAGCAATGAACGCCGCTGGGAATTCCTGGGCGACCTGCCCCGGATGCGGCGGGAAGACAAATTTCTGTTCGTCCACGGCTCGGCGCGGAACCCGTTGAACGAATACGTCTTTCCGGAAGACGTTTATAATCAGCGGAAAATGGAGCGGATCTTCGGGCTGGTCGACCGCTACTGCTTCCAGGGACACACGCACATCCCCGGCGTTTTCACTGAAGATTATAACTTCCAGCCGCCTGAAGAACTGGGCTTCAAGCTTGAACTCGGTGAGCAGAAGGTGCTGATTAACGTTGGTTCGGTCGGTCAGCCCCGTGACGGCGACTGCCGGTCTTCGTATGTGGTTGTCGACGGTTCTACGGTGTATTTCCGCCGGGTCGACTACGATTTCGAGAAGACGATCGCGAAGATCTACCCTATCCCGGAGCTGGATAACTTCCTGGGTGATCGGCTCCGCGACGGCAGGTAA
- a CDS encoding YidC/Oxa1 family insertase periplasmic-domain containing protein — MDQRRQFLPAVVAVACFFVWMQVAPILFPDFFPKPKPKLPAGNAVVQAPVEEELAAPAPADGAAAPVADEKPAEFPHREIVLGEPGFEQGYLIKVDVSTTGGAVDAVWLTDPRFTTLDRKEQLRVVGNDVKRNVGSGDELETFDTRVALIDKLLAPHKVSLATVNWEVVKQDVESVTLRYPSPAKDFEILKTYRVPKVALDTRDTSASGYLLQMQIELKNLTDKPLKTTYSLTGPVGVPLENADNTRVFREIKLGLLENPRKPDSITSTSLLASALVKQFNKSQQEGGKPIEDWRTPIYYAGVDDQFFAALVLPRGNQVEDKDKDGHPDNVIAITRPVLLHLNQAKPDRSDMTVVMESPEITIPANKEVTNTFEAFFGPKRPAILRELNADSIIQLGWFAIVSRFMLWVLGFFHSIGLPYAFAIILLTVVVRLAMFPVSKKQAIEAEKMRILAPKMKEMQEKHKNQPEEFAKAYREFQRKHNYHPMVGCLPALIQLPIFLGLYNALYHAVDLRLARFLWIDNLAAPDNLFPLPFVVPYFGWTQFNLLPFITVALFVVQQKLFTPPPTSDEQAMQYKMMNFMMIAIGFAFYQVPAGLCLYFISSSLWGVCERLLLKKSLATHQAAVAEAGADDGPGGTVVPVPKPTGPKPEPARKLKAPGWWDRVVAAADGAKNTPDSQAGERKFSKDKGGKPRR, encoded by the coding sequence ATGGATCAACGTCGTCAATTTCTCCCTGCCGTGGTGGCGGTGGCGTGCTTTTTTGTCTGGATGCAGGTCGCCCCGATCCTGTTTCCCGACTTCTTTCCCAAACCCAAGCCGAAATTGCCTGCCGGCAACGCGGTAGTTCAGGCTCCGGTTGAGGAAGAACTCGCGGCGCCTGCCCCGGCTGACGGCGCTGCCGCTCCGGTTGCGGACGAGAAGCCGGCCGAGTTTCCGCACCGGGAAATCGTTCTGGGAGAGCCGGGCTTTGAGCAGGGTTACCTGATTAAGGTCGATGTCTCGACCACCGGCGGCGCTGTGGACGCCGTCTGGTTGACCGATCCCCGCTTCACCACGCTCGACCGCAAGGAACAGTTGCGGGTCGTCGGCAACGATGTGAAGCGGAATGTCGGGAGCGGCGATGAACTCGAAACATTCGATACCAGAGTCGCGCTGATCGACAAGCTCCTCGCTCCGCACAAAGTGTCGCTGGCGACGGTGAACTGGGAAGTCGTCAAACAGGATGTCGAGTCGGTGACGCTGCGTTACCCGTCTCCGGCCAAAGATTTTGAGATCCTCAAAACGTATCGGGTGCCGAAGGTCGCGCTCGACACGCGAGATACGTCCGCGTCTGGTTATCTGCTCCAGATGCAGATCGAGCTGAAGAACCTGACCGACAAGCCGTTGAAAACGACCTACTCGCTGACGGGCCCGGTGGGGGTTCCGCTGGAAAATGCGGACAACACTCGCGTGTTTCGCGAGATCAAGCTGGGGCTGCTGGAGAATCCGCGGAAGCCGGACAGCATTACTTCGACCAGTCTGCTCGCCAGCGCACTCGTCAAGCAGTTCAACAAATCGCAGCAAGAAGGCGGAAAGCCGATTGAAGACTGGCGGACGCCGATCTATTACGCGGGCGTGGACGATCAGTTCTTCGCAGCACTTGTGCTGCCGCGCGGGAATCAGGTCGAAGACAAGGACAAAGACGGGCATCCCGACAATGTGATTGCGATCACTCGTCCGGTGTTGCTGCACCTGAATCAGGCGAAGCCGGATCGCAGCGACATGACAGTCGTCATGGAATCGCCTGAGATCACGATCCCGGCCAACAAAGAAGTCACGAACACTTTCGAAGCGTTTTTCGGACCGAAGCGTCCGGCGATTCTGCGGGAGTTGAATGCGGACTCGATCATCCAGCTCGGCTGGTTTGCGATTGTATCGCGATTCATGTTGTGGGTGCTGGGCTTCTTCCACAGCATCGGGTTGCCGTATGCCTTTGCGATCATCCTGCTGACGGTCGTCGTGCGTCTGGCGATGTTCCCGGTCTCGAAGAAGCAGGCAATTGAAGCCGAGAAGATGCGGATCCTCGCTCCCAAGATGAAGGAGATGCAGGAGAAGCACAAAAACCAGCCTGAAGAGTTTGCCAAGGCTTACCGCGAGTTTCAGCGGAAGCACAATTACCACCCGATGGTCGGCTGTCTGCCGGCATTGATTCAGTTGCCGATCTTCCTCGGTCTGTACAACGCGCTGTATCACGCGGTCGACTTGCGGCTGGCGCGGTTCCTGTGGATCGACAATCTTGCCGCACCTGACAATCTATTTCCGCTGCCGTTTGTGGTGCCCTACTTTGGGTGGACGCAGTTCAATCTGCTGCCGTTCATCACGGTGGCCCTGTTTGTGGTGCAGCAGAAACTGTTCACTCCGCCGCCGACGTCGGACGAACAGGCGATGCAGTACAAAATGATGAACTTCATGATGATCGCGATCGGGTTCGCGTTCTATCAGGTGCCGGCTGGACTGTGTCTGTACTTCATCTCCTCCAGCTTGTGGGGAGTGTGCGAACGGCTGTTGCTCAAGAAGAGTCTGGCGACGCATCAGGCGGCGGTTGCGGAAGCAGGTGCGGATGACGGACCGGGGGGCACTGTGGTCCCGGTTCCGAAGCCGACCGGACCCAAGCCAGAACCGGCCAGAAAGCTCAAGGCTCCCGGCTGGTGGGACCGTGTTGTCGCCGCCGCTGATGGGGCGAAGAACACGCCTGACTCCCAGGCGGGAGAGCGGAAGTTCAGCAAGGACAAAGGTGGCAAGCCCCGCCGTTAA
- a CDS encoding helix-turn-helix domain-containing protein — MKPAFEKLLTPPGQSFRFFNRKTLTTAARWHSHPEIELTYVEHGSGTRIVGDNISSYRDHDLVLLGPNLPHTWQSDEFQGRKLDLHPAMVIQFRREFLGEQFFEAPEFSSVRAMLDDSRRGLLFSPEMARRIGDRLSMMMHESPGVRLVRLLDCLLELAECQQAERLASLGFSVPTDSHAEGRTQKICAFIGEHYRNPDLTHQTLADEADMNPSAFSRFFRERTGKTAMNYIAEMRVSLACRLLINTDLPITEIYEASGFANASNFNRQFRRFRKLSAREYRNLHRAVAGKASLSEPAEMGYSELSGNQLM; from the coding sequence ATGAAACCCGCCTTTGAAAAACTCCTGACGCCTCCGGGGCAATCGTTCCGCTTTTTCAATCGAAAAACGCTGACGACCGCCGCCCGCTGGCACAGCCATCCGGAAATCGAGCTCACGTACGTCGAGCACGGTTCAGGCACCCGGATTGTGGGAGACAATATCTCCAGCTATCGGGACCACGACCTGGTGCTGCTGGGACCGAACCTGCCGCATACCTGGCAATCGGACGAATTCCAGGGTCGCAAGCTCGATCTGCACCCGGCAATGGTGATTCAATTCCGCCGGGAATTTCTGGGCGAACAGTTCTTTGAAGCCCCCGAGTTCAGTTCTGTCAGGGCGATGCTCGACGACTCTCGCCGCGGGCTGCTGTTTTCTCCCGAGATGGCCCGGCGCATCGGCGATCGCTTGAGCATGATGATGCACGAGTCCCCCGGCGTGCGGCTCGTCCGCTTGCTTGATTGCCTGCTCGAACTTGCGGAATGCCAGCAGGCCGAACGGCTGGCGAGTCTGGGATTCTCGGTTCCGACTGATTCCCATGCGGAAGGCCGCACGCAAAAGATCTGTGCGTTCATTGGCGAGCACTACCGCAATCCGGATTTGACGCATCAGACTCTGGCCGACGAGGCGGATATGAATCCTTCCGCGTTCAGCAGGTTCTTCCGCGAACGGACCGGCAAGACCGCGATGAACTACATCGCCGAAATGCGGGTGAGCCTCGCTTGCCGGTTGCTCATCAATACCGATCTGCCGATCACGGAGATCTACGAGGCATCGGGCTTTGCCAATGCCTCGAATTTTAATCGACAGTTCCGTCGCTTTCGGAAACTGTCGGCCCGTGAGTACCGCAATCTGCATCGTGCTGTCGCCGGGAAAGCTTCGTTGAGCGAACCTGCCGAGATGGGTTACTCCGAACTCAGCGGCAATCAGTTGATGTGA
- a CDS encoding DUF1559 domain-containing protein, whose protein sequence is MTRTTVARRHQAFTLIELLVVIAIIAILIALLLPAVQQAREAARRSQCKNNLKQVALALHNYHDTFGLFPYGYQIESAFIVHSRDTWFQRVLPYVEQASLYNLYETDKTNYTMSVPVAIAGQVVPAFVCPSDPNAPGKSGGGSSNTYAFQGSYVGNAGVGTWTATNGLITITAPTLAGASGITSGIFGTVTSVNIGGVIDGTSNTLLVSEGIVRPGSSTFGETGGYWGGGPHGSYGFSTGATPNTSLADRPYSCKAATTPGAPNMAPCSAADTTSGKINYARSYHIGGVQAALADGSVRFVSDNVDAQTWMKAGIKGDGQVLGEY, encoded by the coding sequence ATGACTCGAACAACAGTTGCCAGACGTCATCAGGCGTTCACGCTCATCGAGCTGCTGGTGGTCATTGCGATCATTGCCATTCTCATTGCATTGTTGCTGCCTGCCGTACAGCAGGCGCGTGAAGCGGCCCGACGGTCCCAGTGCAAGAACAACCTCAAGCAGGTCGCCCTCGCCCTGCACAACTATCACGACACCTTCGGACTGTTCCCGTACGGGTATCAGATTGAAAGTGCATTCATCGTCCACAGCCGCGACACCTGGTTTCAGCGCGTGTTGCCGTACGTGGAACAGGCGAGTCTTTACAACCTCTACGAAACTGACAAGACGAATTACACCATGTCTGTGCCGGTCGCTATTGCCGGCCAGGTGGTGCCTGCGTTCGTGTGTCCTTCCGATCCGAACGCACCCGGTAAAAGCGGCGGAGGAAGCAGCAACACTTACGCCTTCCAGGGAAGCTATGTCGGCAACGCCGGCGTGGGCACCTGGACCGCGACGAACGGCCTGATCACGATTACCGCCCCGACGCTGGCCGGCGCTTCAGGCATCACCAGCGGGATCTTCGGGACCGTCACCAGCGTGAATATTGGCGGCGTCATCGACGGCACTTCCAACACACTCCTCGTCAGCGAAGGGATTGTCCGACCGGGCAGCAGCACCTTTGGTGAAACCGGCGGATACTGGGGCGGCGGCCCGCACGGGTCTTACGGCTTCTCGACCGGAGCGACACCCAATACTTCGCTGGCCGACCGGCCTTACTCCTGCAAGGCCGCGACGACGCCGGGGGCTCCGAACATGGCTCCGTGTTCGGCGGCCGACACGACCAGCGGCAAGATCAACTACGCCCGCAGCTATCACATCGGCGGGGTCCAGGCGGCCCTGGCCGACGGCTCGGTGCGGTTCGTCTCTGACAACGTCGATGCCCAGACCTGGATGAAGGCCGGGATCAAAGGTGACGGTCAGGTGCTCGGAGAGTACTAG